A region of Streptomyces sp. R44 DNA encodes the following proteins:
- a CDS encoding M4 family metallopeptidase — protein sequence MVVVGVQTGSANADVQREAGATAIQLTGTQRAAAIHEAQGGAATTAQAIGLPAQEKLVVRDVVKDADGTVHTRYERTYEGLPVIGGDLVVHQKKSGARSTTKATEARISVASTTPAVDRAAAGKAALASAANADEAVSSARKVIWAASGKPVLAWESTVTGVQKDGTPSRRQVITDATTGKEIFSVETIETGVGNTMYAGQVTLGTSGSYSLTDATRGGHKTYDLNGGTSGQGTLFTNSTDTWGNGLASNRETAAADAHYGAAVTWDFYKNELGRSGIRGDGVAAYSRVHYGSAYVNAFWDDSCFCMTYGDGISNTHPLTSLDVAGHEMSHGLTSSTANLRYSGESGGLNEATSDILGTSVEWYANNASDAGDYLIGEKIDINGNGTPLRYMDKPSKDGSSADYWSKTVGRLNVHYSSGPANHFFYLLSEGSGTKTINGVTYNSPTYNGSTVTGIGRQAAYKIWYKALSTYMTSTTGYAGARTATLSAAADLYGTGSTQYNAVASAWTAINVK from the coding sequence ATGGTCGTCGTCGGCGTCCAGACCGGATCCGCCAACGCCGACGTCCAGCGCGAGGCCGGTGCCACGGCGATCCAGCTGACCGGCACCCAGCGCGCCGCCGCCATCCACGAGGCCCAGGGCGGGGCCGCGACGACCGCCCAGGCCATCGGCCTGCCGGCCCAGGAGAAGCTGGTCGTCCGGGACGTCGTCAAGGACGCGGACGGCACGGTCCACACGCGCTACGAGCGCACCTACGAGGGCCTTCCGGTCATCGGCGGCGACCTGGTCGTCCACCAGAAGAAGTCGGGCGCCCGCTCCACCACCAAGGCGACCGAGGCCCGGATATCCGTGGCGAGCACGACGCCGGCCGTCGACCGCGCCGCCGCCGGCAAGGCCGCCCTCGCCTCCGCCGCCAACGCGGACGAGGCCGTCTCCTCGGCCCGCAAGGTGATCTGGGCGGCCTCCGGCAAGCCCGTCCTCGCCTGGGAGTCGACCGTCACCGGCGTGCAGAAGGACGGCACCCCGAGCCGCCGCCAGGTCATCACCGACGCCACCACCGGCAAGGAGATCTTCTCCGTCGAGACGATCGAGACCGGCGTGGGCAACACGATGTACGCCGGCCAGGTCACCCTCGGCACCTCGGGCTCGTACAGCCTCACCGACGCCACGCGCGGCGGTCACAAGACGTACGACCTGAACGGCGGCACGTCCGGCCAGGGCACCCTCTTCACCAACTCCACCGACACCTGGGGCAACGGCCTCGCGAGCAACCGCGAGACGGCGGCCGCGGACGCCCACTACGGCGCGGCGGTGACGTGGGACTTCTACAAGAACGAGCTCGGCCGCAGCGGCATCCGCGGTGACGGCGTCGCCGCGTACTCCCGCGTCCACTACGGCAGCGCGTACGTGAACGCCTTCTGGGACGACTCCTGCTTCTGCATGACGTACGGCGACGGCATCAGCAACACCCACCCGCTCACGTCCCTCGACGTGGCCGGCCACGAGATGTCCCACGGCCTGACCTCCTCCACCGCCAACCTCCGCTACAGCGGCGAGTCCGGCGGCCTGAACGAGGCGACCTCCGACATCCTCGGCACCTCCGTCGAGTGGTACGCCAACAACGCCTCCGACGCGGGCGACTACCTCATCGGCGAGAAGATCGACATCAACGGCAACGGCACGCCGCTCCGTTACATGGACAAGCCCAGCAAGGACGGCAGCTCGGCCGACTACTGGTCGAAGACGGTCGGCCGCCTCAACGTCCACTACTCCTCGGGCCCGGCCAACCACTTCTTCTACCTGCTGTCCGAGGGCAGCGGCACGAAGACCATCAACGGCGTCACCTACAACTCGCCGACCTACAACGGTTCCACGGTCACGGGCATCGGCCGCCAGGCCGCGTACAAGATCTGGTACAAGGCCCTCTCCACCTACATGACCTCCACCACGGGCTACGCCGGCGCCCGCACGGCCACCCTCTCGGCCGCCGCGGACCTGTACGGCACGGGCAGCACCCAGTACAACGCGGTCGCCTCCGCCTGGACCGCGATCAACGTCAAGTAA